The Rhodoligotrophos appendicifer genome includes a region encoding these proteins:
- the hpnC gene encoding squalene synthase HpnC codes for MPFAPRSRSGYPSPGMNTIAPSIEAPSGKGAADENFPVGSWLLPARLRPHVARYYAFARAIDDIADDPLLAADDKINRLDLFARALRDPTLARQPGLEKAAAARAMLDETGIPDRHCLDLISAFKQDAVKLRYESWDELIDYCDRSASPVGRFLLDLHGEDRAGYVSSDALCNALQVINHLQDCGKDRAALDRVYLPTDWLSSAGEHVEALDRPRSSPGLRRVLDQCLEGTRGLLLEADRLAGRLRSRRLAMESAVIVAVAWRLVDELSRRDPLAERVVLTKPQFLACGAKGVAKALLAR; via the coding sequence ATGCCATTTGCACCCCGCAGCCGATCCGGCTATCCCTCCCCCGGAATGAATACCATCGCACCATCGATTGAAGCCCCTTCCGGTAAAGGCGCCGCAGACGAGAATTTTCCCGTCGGCTCCTGGTTGCTGCCAGCGCGGCTGCGGCCGCATGTCGCCCGGTATTACGCATTTGCGCGGGCAATCGACGACATCGCCGACGACCCTCTTCTGGCTGCCGACGACAAGATCAATCGCTTGGATTTGTTTGCCCGCGCCCTCCGCGACCCCACCCTTGCGCGACAGCCAGGCCTCGAAAAGGCGGCTGCCGCGCGCGCCATGTTGGACGAGACCGGCATCCCCGACCGTCACTGTCTCGATCTGATCTCGGCCTTCAAGCAGGATGCGGTGAAGCTTCGCTATGAGAGCTGGGATGAACTGATCGATTATTGCGACCGCTCGGCCTCGCCCGTGGGCCGGTTTCTGTTGGATCTGCATGGCGAGGATCGCGCCGGATATGTCTCATCCGATGCGCTCTGCAATGCGCTCCAGGTGATCAATCACCTGCAGGATTGCGGCAAGGACCGAGCGGCGCTCGACCGGGTCTACCTGCCGACTGACTGGTTGAGCTCTGCCGGCGAGCACGTCGAGGCGCTCGATCGACCCAGATCGAGCCCTGGCCTGCGCCGCGTTCTTGACCAGTGCCTGGAAGGAACGCGCGGTCTGCTGCTGGAGGCCGACCGCCTCGCCGGCAGACTGAGATCGCGAAGGCTCGCCATGGAGTCAGCCGTCATCGTCGCGGTGGCGTGGCGGCTGGTGGACGAGCTGTCCCGGCGCGACCCCCTGGCGGAACGCGTCGTTTTGACCAAGCCGCAATTCCTTGCTTGTGGCGCGAAAGGGGTAGCCAAGGCGCTCCTGGCGCGCTAG
- the dxs gene encoding 1-deoxy-D-xylulose-5-phosphate synthase: MAVTPLLDTVACPEDLRKIDKRDLRQLADELRAETIDAASTTGGHFGAGLGVIELTVALHYVFNTPEDRLIWDVSHQTYPHKILTQRREKIRSIRQKDGLHGFTKRAESEYDPFGTAHSSTSISAGLGMAVARDLAEKDNHVVAVIGDGAMSAGMAYEAMNNAGALDSRLVVILNDNGMSIAPAVGALTNYLSWLISSRPFLSLRDIGKQLARRFPKSFQTAAARADEYARGMVFGGTLFEELGFYYVGPVDGHDIDTLVPILQNVREADTLGPILLHVVTEKGKGHPFPKPHSEKYHAVGKFDPVTFELKKVASNHPTYTQVFADALVKEAEKDERIVAITAAMPAGTGLDKFAERFPRRCFDVGIAEQHAVTFAGGLASEGMKPFTAIYSTFLQRAFDQVVHDIALQHLPVRFAIDRAGLVGQDGPTHAGSYDVAYLACLPDFVVMAAADEADLVHMVATAAEIDDRPSAFRYPRGEGIGIDIPEHGVPLAIGKGRILEEGTKVALLSFGGRLAECRKAAAELKALGLSTTVADARFAKPLDTDLIRRLVLNHEVLITIEEGSIGGFGSHVLQYLAMNNLLDRGARIRPMCLPDRFILHGSPTEQYDDAGLEARHIVAEVFKAIDQEHRVFELKAKA; this comes from the coding sequence ATGGCTGTTACACCGCTTCTTGATACGGTTGCTTGTCCGGAAGATCTGCGCAAGATCGACAAGCGTGACCTTCGCCAATTGGCTGATGAGTTGCGTGCGGAGACGATCGACGCGGCATCGACGACGGGCGGCCATTTTGGGGCCGGTCTGGGCGTTATTGAGCTCACGGTAGCCCTCCATTATGTCTTCAATACGCCGGAAGACCGTCTCATTTGGGACGTCAGCCATCAGACATATCCGCACAAGATTCTGACCCAGCGGCGTGAGAAGATCCGCAGCATCCGTCAGAAGGATGGGTTGCACGGATTCACCAAGCGGGCCGAGAGCGAATATGATCCTTTCGGGACCGCCCATAGCTCGACCTCGATTTCCGCGGGGCTTGGCATGGCCGTGGCCCGTGACTTGGCCGAGAAGGACAATCATGTCGTCGCGGTGATCGGCGATGGCGCCATGAGTGCCGGCATGGCCTATGAGGCCATGAACAATGCCGGCGCGCTGGACTCGCGCCTTGTTGTCATCTTGAACGACAATGGCATGTCGATTGCGCCGGCCGTAGGAGCGTTGACGAATTACCTCTCCTGGCTGATTTCCTCCCGGCCCTTCCTGTCCTTGCGGGATATCGGCAAGCAACTGGCCCGCCGCTTTCCCAAGAGCTTCCAGACGGCGGCGGCGCGCGCGGATGAATATGCCCGCGGCATGGTGTTTGGCGGCACGCTCTTCGAGGAGCTGGGCTTCTATTATGTCGGCCCTGTCGACGGCCATGACATTGATACCCTGGTTCCGATCCTGCAGAATGTGCGCGAGGCGGACACTCTGGGCCCCATCCTGCTGCATGTGGTCACCGAGAAGGGCAAGGGTCATCCTTTCCCGAAGCCGCATTCCGAAAAATATCATGCAGTCGGCAAGTTCGATCCCGTCACCTTCGAGCTGAAGAAGGTCGCCTCGAATCACCCGACCTATACCCAGGTCTTTGCGGATGCCCTGGTCAAGGAGGCCGAGAAGGACGAGCGCATCGTCGCCATCACGGCCGCCATGCCGGCCGGCACCGGCCTCGACAAATTCGCCGAGCGCTTCCCGAGACGCTGTTTCGACGTCGGCATTGCCGAGCAGCATGCGGTGACCTTCGCCGGCGGGCTCGCCAGCGAAGGAATGAAGCCCTTCACGGCGATTTATTCGACCTTTCTGCAACGCGCCTTCGACCAAGTGGTCCATGACATCGCCCTGCAGCATTTGCCGGTGCGCTTTGCCATCGACCGCGCCGGCCTGGTGGGCCAGGACGGCCCGACCCATGCTGGCAGCTACGACGTGGCCTATCTGGCATGCCTGCCCGACTTCGTGGTCATGGCCGCGGCTGATGAGGCCGACCTGGTCCACATGGTGGCAACGGCCGCCGAGATCGACGATCGCCCGAGTGCATTCCGCTATCCCCGCGGCGAGGGTATCGGCATCGACATCCCTGAGCATGGCGTTCCGCTGGCGATCGGCAAGGGTCGGATTCTCGAGGAGGGGACGAAGGTTGCCCTGCTCTCCTTTGGGGGCCGTCTGGCAGAGTGCCGCAAGGCCGCTGCTGAACTGAAGGCGCTAGGCCTGTCGACCACGGTTGCGGATGCGCGATTTGCGAAGCCTTTGGACACCGACCTGATCAGGCGGCTCGTGTTGAACCACGAAGTCTTGATCACCATTGAGGAAGGCTCCATCGGCGGCTTTGGGTCTCACGTCCTCCAATATCTCGCAATGAACAATTTGCTGGATCGCGGCGCCCGGATTCGCCCTATGTGCCTGCCCGACCGCTTCATCCTCCATGGCTCTCCGACCGAGCAGTATGATGACGCGGGTCTCGAGGCTCGCCATATCGTGGCCGAGGTGTTTAAGGCGATCGATCAGGAGCATCGCGTATTCGAGCTTAAGGCCAAGGCCTGA
- the hpnD gene encoding presqualene diphosphate synthase HpnD, protein MVAAGPTSIDIAEPDIVNRAEVEAVVRNASSSFFWAMRILPRQKREAIFAVYAFCRDVDDIADEEAPLMEKRAGLNRWRTEIDALFTGRALHHPLARALADPIRLYDLQRVDFDAVIDGMEMDAGAPIFAPPQAELDLYCDRVACAVGRLCVHIFGEPNARGRKVADALGRALQLTNILRDVQEDADRGRLYLPKELLDHHGIAVHSAPAITGHPAYPALWRDLALQADHAFARAKQALADCNYRKMRPARIMMEVYRRDFDRMRALSDADLVDPAISKRLVSKGEKLLIALRYAVL, encoded by the coding sequence ATGGTAGCCGCGGGCCCAACTTCGATAGACATCGCCGAACCGGACATCGTCAATCGTGCGGAGGTCGAGGCGGTCGTGCGCAACGCCTCCTCCTCGTTCTTTTGGGCGATGCGGATTCTGCCGCGGCAGAAGCGCGAAGCCATCTTTGCTGTCTATGCCTTCTGTCGCGATGTCGACGATATCGCCGACGAGGAGGCCCCGTTGATGGAGAAGCGGGCCGGTCTCAATCGTTGGCGGACGGAGATCGATGCCCTGTTCACCGGTCGCGCTTTGCATCACCCCCTGGCGCGCGCCCTTGCCGACCCCATCCGCCTCTATGATCTGCAACGTGTCGATTTTGATGCCGTGATCGACGGCATGGAAATGGATGCCGGCGCCCCGATCTTCGCTCCTCCCCAGGCCGAGCTTGATCTGTATTGCGACAGGGTTGCTTGTGCTGTGGGAAGGCTCTGCGTGCATATCTTCGGAGAGCCGAACGCGCGCGGCCGCAAGGTGGCCGATGCCCTGGGCCGGGCGCTGCAGCTCACGAACATCCTGCGCGACGTCCAGGAGGATGCCGACCGGGGCAGGCTCTATCTGCCGAAGGAACTTCTCGACCATCATGGCATTGCTGTCCATTCAGCCCCGGCGATCACCGGTCATCCCGCCTATCCTGCGCTGTGGCGGGACCTCGCGCTCCAGGCGGACCATGCTTTTGCACGAGCCAAGCAGGCCCTGGCTGACTGCAACTACCGTAAGATGCGACCGGCACGCATCATGATGGAGGTTTATCGTCGCGATTTTGATCGCATGCGAGCCCTCTCCGATGCCGACCTCGTCGATCCTGCGATTTCCAAGCGTCTGGTGAGCAAGGGTGAAAAGCTTCTGATCGCCTTGCGATATGCGGTGCTGTAG